From a region of the Deltaproteobacteria bacterium genome:
- a CDS encoding sulfurtransferase TusA family protein: protein MTIQFDTIKPEEQIPAFKDLRGVVCPMNFVKTKMELAKLKSGQLLRVFLDDGEPIANVPRSVAEEGHQISEQTRIDDYWSVLIEKKR from the coding sequence ATGACCATACAATTCGACACCATCAAGCCTGAGGAGCAGATTCCGGCGTTTAAGGACCTGCGCGGCGTAGTCTGCCCGATGAACTTCGTGAAGACTAAGATGGAGCTGGCCAAACTGAAAAGTGGTCAGTTGCTCCGGGTCTTTCTCGATGACGGGGAGCCGATCGCCAATGTCCCACGCTCGGTGGCCGAAGAAGGACACCAAATTTCAGAACAAACGAGGATAGACGACTACTGGTCCGTGCTAATCGAGAAGAAGCGTTGA
- a CDS encoding HesA/MoeB/ThiF family protein — MLHENVMIDFTEAQLERYSRHIILSDIGIEGQHAIQSGKVLIIGMGGLGSPAALYLAAAGVGTIGIADADRVELSNLQRQVIHFTSDLDRPKVESAAEKMRAINPDITVKTYCEYIQAANIGPIIADYDFVIDAADNFATKFLINDACVMAGKPFSHGGILRFHGQTMTFLPGQSACYRCIFPVAPPRGSTPSCSQAGVLGVVAGILGTIQAAEALKFITKTGTLLADALLTFDAKTMLFRKVEIRRNAQCPVCGDQPAITTLMDGEQAVCDLD; from the coding sequence ATGTTACACGAAAACGTTATGATTGATTTTACAGAAGCACAGTTGGAAAGATACAGCCGGCACATCATCTTGTCGGATATCGGCATTGAAGGGCAGCATGCAATTCAGTCAGGCAAGGTACTGATTATCGGCATGGGCGGCTTGGGATCTCCTGCCGCCCTCTATCTGGCCGCCGCCGGTGTGGGCACAATCGGGATAGCCGATGCCGACCGGGTGGAGCTTTCGAATTTGCAACGGCAGGTAATCCACTTTACCAGCGATCTCGACCGCCCGAAGGTGGAATCGGCGGCGGAAAAAATGCGGGCCATCAATCCTGATATTACTGTCAAAACATATTGCGAATATATCCAGGCCGCCAACATAGGACCAATCATCGCCGATTACGATTTTGTCATTGACGCAGCGGATAATTTTGCCACTAAATTCCTCATCAATGATGCCTGCGTAATGGCCGGCAAACCATTTTCCCACGGGGGGATATTGCGCTTCCACGGCCAGACCATGACCTTTCTTCCCGGACAGTCGGCCTGTTACCGGTGCATCTTCCCTGTTGCACCGCCCCGCGGTTCGACGCCGAGCTGTTCGCAGGCTGGCGTGCTGGGCGTTGTGGCCGGGATACTGGGGACCATCCAAGCGGCTGAAGCTTTGAAATTCATCACCAAAACCGGCACGCTGCTGGCCGATGCCCTGCTCACCTTCGACGCCAAGACCATGCTCTTCCGGAAAGTAGAGATCCGTCGTAATGCTCAATGTCCCGTATGCGGTGATCAGCCTGCCATCACGACCCTGATGGACGGGGAACAGGCGGTTTGTGATTTGGACTAA
- a CDS encoding putative quinol monooxygenase, protein MIYVIATVDLAAGKRALYLQELNKIIPLVRSEKGCVEYVPAADVITDIPVQEPIKEDTITITERWSDIDALKIHLMAPHMQSYRETVKDYVQLVRIRVLAPL, encoded by the coding sequence ATGATTTACGTTATCGCGACGGTTGATCTGGCGGCAGGAAAGCGGGCTTTATATCTGCAAGAACTCAACAAGATTATTCCGCTGGTAAGATCTGAAAAAGGGTGTGTAGAATACGTTCCGGCAGCCGATGTAATCACGGACATACCGGTTCAGGAGCCGATCAAGGAAGACACCATTACCATTACTGAGCGCTGGTCAGATATTGACGCCTTGAAGATTCATCTGATGGCGCCCCACATGCAGAGCTATCGGGAAACGGTCAAGGATTATGTGCAGCTTGTCAGGATAAGAGTTCTGGCGCCGCTTTAG
- a CDS encoding SNF2-related protein gives MTDYQAKYIAYELTRRFPPDSTEKITAALVDAQVDLNPHQIDAALFAFKSPLSKGALLADEVGLGKTIEAGLVLSQKWAEHKRRILVITPSNLRKQWYQELTDKFFLPCRLLESKSYNDAVKQGRFRPFEAPEIIICSYHFARNKASDVHAIPWDLVVIDEAHRLRNVYKPSNVIANTLKLALAGKDKLLLTATPLQNSLLELFGLVSFIDEHTFGDLKSFREQFANLNQEQVFQTLKARLRPVCHRTLRRQVLPYIKFTKRLPLVQEFTPEESEDNLYHLVSEYLQRDNLQAMPTSQRSLMTLVLRKLLASSTFAIAGALISISNRLKAKLRKEESPESLEEELEQDYEALDETTDEWTEDEPEQTLSREDRAAIEKEIADLDAFARLATSIQHNAKGKSLLQALEIAFAKATEIGAAQKAVIFTESRRTQSYLLRLLADSPFSEGIVLFNGSNSDERSRQIYTDWLARHQGTDRVSGSRTADLCSALVDYFREQGRIMIATEAGAEGINLQFSSLVVNYDLPWNPQRVEQRIGRCHRYGQQHDVVVVNFLNRKNAADQRVFQLLSEKFKLFEGVFGASDEVLGAIESGVDFEKRIAAIYQRCRKPEEIQSAFDQLQLELSMEINEAMTHTRQELLENFDDEVREKLRIRDEASKAFLNHFERQLMQFTRHELNGHAEFLADAAFRLKTQPFPEKADQIPLGLYELPRRSGEARLYRRNHPLAEALLDRAKSRELRPAEINFDYAKHDGKVSVLESFIGQTGWLTASLFTIESLDQAEDYLIVSAMTEQDIMLNEETAARLLSIPGQVTGYVAEPSRIEILTDSTRQRQSNIQKEISARNARFFEAEAEKLDGWADDLKVGLEREIKELDRQIKEARRAATAALTLEEKLAGQKQIKALEAQRNQKRRSLFDAQDDVDRQREALIAQIEGKLQQKETIQQLFTIHWALRS, from the coding sequence ATCACTGACTATCAGGCAAAATATATAGCTTACGAGCTAACCCGCCGATTTCCTCCAGACAGCACGGAGAAAATTACTGCCGCTCTCGTTGATGCGCAGGTTGATCTTAATCCTCATCAGATAGATGCCGCACTCTTTGCATTCAAATCGCCGCTCTCCAAAGGCGCGTTACTTGCCGACGAAGTGGGTTTGGGTAAAACCATCGAGGCTGGCCTTGTGCTTTCGCAGAAGTGGGCCGAACATAAGCGGCGTATTCTTGTCATTACACCATCCAATTTGCGCAAGCAGTGGTATCAGGAGCTGACTGACAAATTTTTCTTGCCTTGCCGACTGCTGGAGTCCAAATCGTACAATGATGCTGTAAAACAGGGCCGCTTCCGTCCCTTTGAGGCGCCGGAGATCATCATCTGCTCGTACCATTTTGCCAGGAACAAGGCGAGCGATGTCCATGCCATCCCCTGGGATCTGGTGGTCATTGACGAGGCGCACCGCCTGCGCAACGTCTATAAACCGTCCAATGTTATTGCCAATACGCTCAAACTGGCCCTGGCCGGTAAGGACAAACTACTCCTTACGGCCACTCCTCTGCAGAATTCACTGCTGGAGCTGTTTGGCCTGGTCAGCTTCATTGACGAACACACGTTCGGAGACCTGAAGAGTTTCCGCGAACAGTTTGCCAACCTCAATCAAGAGCAGGTATTCCAAACTCTCAAGGCACGGCTCCGGCCCGTCTGTCATCGCACTCTGCGACGCCAGGTGTTGCCGTACATCAAGTTCACCAAGCGTTTGCCCCTGGTCCAGGAGTTCACGCCGGAAGAAAGCGAAGACAACCTCTACCACCTGGTTTCGGAATATTTGCAACGCGATAATCTGCAAGCCATGCCGACAAGCCAGCGCTCCCTGATGACACTGGTTCTGCGCAAACTGCTGGCCTCTTCCACATTTGCCATTGCGGGCGCCTTGATTTCAATTTCCAATCGGCTGAAAGCCAAGCTCCGCAAAGAAGAATCGCCAGAATCGCTTGAAGAAGAGCTTGAGCAGGATTATGAAGCCCTCGACGAAACGACCGATGAATGGACCGAAGATGAACCTGAACAAACGCTCTCCAGGGAAGACCGTGCGGCTATCGAGAAGGAAATAGCCGACCTCGACGCGTTTGCCCGGCTTGCCACATCTATCCAACACAATGCCAAGGGAAAGTCTCTGTTGCAGGCGCTGGAAATTGCCTTTGCCAAGGCGACCGAGATCGGCGCTGCCCAAAAAGCCGTCATCTTCACCGAATCGCGCCGTACCCAGAGTTACCTGTTGCGCCTGCTTGCAGACAGTCCTTTTTCCGAAGGCATTGTCCTGTTCAATGGCTCCAACTCAGACGAACGTTCCCGGCAGATTTACACCGACTGGCTTGCCCGCCACCAGGGTACAGACCGCGTCAGCGGATCACGCACCGCCGATCTGTGTTCAGCGCTGGTTGATTATTTCCGCGAGCAGGGCCGCATCATGATTGCCACCGAAGCCGGCGCCGAAGGCATCAATCTCCAGTTCAGCTCCCTCGTCGTGAACTACGATCTGCCCTGGAACCCTCAACGCGTCGAACAACGCATCGGACGCTGCCACCGTTACGGCCAGCAACACGATGTGGTAGTGGTCAACTTCCTCAATCGCAAAAACGCCGCCGATCAGCGGGTATTTCAACTTCTGTCCGAAAAATTCAAACTCTTCGAGGGGGTGTTCGGCGCCAGTGATGAGGTGCTCGGCGCCATAGAGTCTGGTGTGGATTTCGAAAAACGCATTGCCGCCATCTATCAGCGCTGCCGTAAACCCGAGGAGATTCAAAGCGCTTTCGACCAGCTGCAGCTCGAACTCAGCATGGAAATCAACGAGGCCATGACCCACACGCGCCAGGAATTGCTGGAGAACTTTGATGATGAGGTAAGAGAAAAACTCAGAATCCGCGATGAGGCCTCCAAGGCTTTCCTTAATCATTTCGAGCGTCAGCTCATGCAGTTCACCCGGCATGAGCTGAACGGCCATGCCGAGTTTCTGGCCGATGCGGCCTTTAGACTGAAAACCCAGCCTTTTCCCGAAAAGGCAGATCAAATACCCTTAGGTCTCTATGAATTGCCGCGCCGCTCCGGGGAGGCCCGTCTGTATCGTCGAAACCACCCCCTTGCCGAGGCGCTGTTAGACCGGGCAAAAAGCCGGGAATTAAGACCCGCCGAAATTAACTTTGACTATGCTAAACATGATGGTAAGGTCTCCGTACTGGAATCCTTTATTGGCCAGACAGGTTGGCTTACGGCGTCGCTTTTCACTATCGAATCTCTTGATCAAGCGGAGGATTATCTTATAGTTTCAGCCATGACCGAGCAAGATATCATGCTGAATGAAGAAACTGCCGCTCGCCTCCTCAGCATACCTGGTCAGGTTACCGGTTATGTAGCAGAGCCATCCCGGATTGAAATTTTGACTGACTCTACACGACAGCGCCAGTCCAATATTCAAAAAGAGATTTCCGCGCGCAATGCCCGCTTTTTCGAGGCCGAAGCGGAAAAACTCGATGGCTGGGCCGATGATCTGAAAGTCGGCCTGGAGAGGGAAATCAAGGAGCTGGACCGCCAGATCAAGGAGGCGCGCCGGGCCGCCACCGCCGCGCTGACCCTGGAGGAGAAGTTAGCCGGGCAAAAGCAGATCAAGGCCCTGGAGGCCCAGCGCAACCAGAAGCGACGGTCGTTGTTTGACGCCCAGGACGATGTGGATCGGCAGCGAGAGGCGCTGATTGCGCAGATTGAAGGTAAACTGCAACAAAAAGAGACGATTCAGCAACTCTTCACGATTCACTGGGCGCTAAGGTCATAG
- a CDS encoding HDIG domain-containing protein, with protein sequence MTKITDDRIPSRAECDALMVQYSMLPNIVKHSREVMRVALAIVDNLRSGVSVNRDLVLAAALLHDIAKTKSLETKERHDESGGALLRELGFRSAAEIVEQHVIIHNFNLEGRLEEREIVYYADKRVLHDTIVTIEERVHDLIQRYAATEEIRHRILQNKTQALAVERKIAGFMAMDLHRFLGR encoded by the coding sequence ATGACAAAGATTACGGACGACAGGATACCTTCCCGGGCGGAATGCGATGCACTCATGGTGCAATATTCCATGCTGCCAAACATCGTGAAGCATTCCCGGGAGGTCATGCGTGTTGCCCTGGCGATCGTGGACAATCTGAGAAGCGGTGTATCCGTAAACAGGGACTTGGTGCTTGCGGCCGCGCTCCTGCACGACATCGCCAAGACCAAGTCTCTGGAAACAAAGGAGCGTCATGATGAATCCGGCGGAGCGCTTTTGAGGGAGCTGGGATTCCGAAGCGCCGCTGAAATTGTGGAGCAGCACGTCATAATTCATAATTTTAATCTTGAGGGAAGGCTTGAGGAGCGGGAGATCGTATACTACGCCGATAAGCGCGTGCTGCACGACACTATTGTGACCATTGAGGAACGGGTGCATGACCTCATCCAGCGATACGCCGCCACAGAGGAGATACGCCACCGGATCCTCCAAAACAAAACCCAGGCGCTCGCAGTTGAACGGAAGATCGCCGGCTTCATGGCAATGGATTTGCACCGCTTCCTTGGAAGGTAA